The DNA segment acgctggaaggaggggcgattcctcgcacttggaatgccacccatctcaagttttattacagttaaggCATTGTAAGTAGTAATTAACTCGAACAAGCTTCAGATGTTTcagtttaaacaatttttcaagggggcactctttttccctaaggagggttttaatgaagccacccaataaagaaggtttcgaagtttatcgaaatttcccagttattaagtttgcatgctcatCATTTTATAAGTTTTCACAAAGGGACTTTTATCGCCCTTGTGTAGTTTTAAACAATGGTAAATCCAAGTCGCATGCATCCAGTACAAAGTTTTCAAAGTAcgaagttttaagtcctcaccgccccccggcgatcggaggcacaagtataaaaTTTTCTGATCGCCATCTGGGGAGAGAGAGAtcaaaaagacctcctcgcctcgagcgagtgtaggtgAGAAAGAGAtcaaaaagacctcctcgcctcgagcgagtgtaggcgagaaagagatcaaaaagacctcctcgcctcgagcgagtgtaggcgagaaaagattaaagtcctcctcgccctgagCGAGTACAGGTAAGAGCAGatcacaagacctctttgcgtaagcaaattgaggcaagttgaaagccctcaATGCACCcaaggggggaggagatgtaacccctgggcaagtcgaggcatcaggaaaagtccttctcacccccgagtgagttcaggcaagatgaagcCGAAAAGTCAAGGGTGTTAATAATCTTAAGTATGGGAAAGGAGAGTTGGAGAAAACTCCTTTCCCCTTGAGTGAAACACCAATATTGACCTATTAAGACTAGTTAAATCGGAAGTTAAAGGGTGGTTGGGGAAGGTTCGCTGAGGAcacctcaccacctaaatcattgttctaaaactcagggaggtagagaaggatccgaaaggcggcttTACCCCTAGATGAGGAAACAATGATTTAAGTTATCTCAGGTTAAAAACTCGAGAAGGTTGGGGGGAGATCCGGAGGGCATCTCTCCTTCCAGATGAGCAAAGATGAAATCATGTGATGGCCCCGCAGGGGACATTTTCAGTTAAAGAAAAACGGCATCGCCGAAAGCCCATGGCTTGGGACTGAAATGGAAAGAGCATTACACGGCGAGAGCCAGATCAGCAAAGTTTCAGGCGATAACctagaaatacacatgtcacttggcagatcaggcaagcaaaatttcagatactaagaatGACCCACGCCTACTGCCCAGTAAGTGATTTCGCGTCAAATtttattgctatagactaaccgTTTGTTCAAAGTTAAGCTAATTTTCGGAGAATTAAGCGTCAATTTgtgctaagttaattgggttgagtaaAAACCAACCAGTTATCAggtgatcgcacaacagataaagCTAGAGCCACGTATATTCATGCATATCAAAACAATTTGAGCagaatgaaaattattacatataaaTCAAAGTTAAGTACAAGAGGTTCCAAAGTGATAAAATTGAAGTGGCAGATGGGAGCAGTTAAGTTGGAGGCATAatcttgccatccaccacttcgttgtacACAGAAAACTCAaagaggtcgagatcagggaatttgcaagcaaactgctccaaagATGCTCCAAAGCCGGAAGTAAGAacttgggcagcctcaagctgaagctcgtcgatctttGCCTTGAACCCTTGTTCTCTTCACGAACTTCGGTGATTTCAAGTTGAAGCTCGTCGACCTTCTCCTTGAACCCGTTGTTCTCTCCGCGAACTCGGGTGATTTCAAGCTCAAGCTCGTCGGCTTTCTGCTTGAACCCGTTGTTCTCTTCACGAACTCGGGCAAGCTCGGTAGCTGTCTCACCCAATTCTTTGGCTGCCTTATCCCGATCTTGCTCGACTTTGCCCAGAAGAGTTTCCCGTTCGGTCGACCTTTTCTCCAGTTTGGACATTTTATCTGCGTCGGACCTTCGGGCCTCCTCCAGCTCTGCGTTTCGCTTCCTCATAGGAACGATTTTACTCTCCAACTCAACGGCGTCCTGAAGCTTATCGTGCAGTTTTTTGCGCAATTCCTTCTTGTCATTACGCAAGCTTCGGAGCTCTTCGTTGAGAGCATTTTCGATCTGCGAGAACTCTAAGCCTTGCATTATCATGTCGCATTTGACTTTCTCAGCTTCGGCTCTCGCGGTGCTTGCCACCTCTTGGTGGATGCGGCAATCGAGCTCAAGTTTGTCCAAGGAGCCTTTCAGCCCTTCGCCGATGATTTGAGGAAGGCATTCGTCGGCCATGGCGTGTAGGCGCACGTTGAAAGATTTCAAGGCTTCTTGGAGGGGAGTTGGAAGGCCCggtgttggaggaggaggtaGGGGCTGatgctcaccaccaccctcgcaaGGTTGGATGGCGAGGGGAGCCtcgaggcgtggtggtgaggctgGCAGTTCTGTTGCAGCTTGGGAGGAAGCTTGTGTATCAGCAAGCTGTTCAAGCGCAACTTCAGCAGCTGAGGTGTTGGAGGCGAGAACGTCCCCGGCGGACTCGAAGGGCGTGGAGGCACTAGGGGATTCTCGGTGTAGTCGGGAGGGGCGACCTCAGTTGCTAGTGGCTCAGTTGCAACTCCCCTTCTCCTTTTGCAAATCAGCCTGTCCTCGGTGCTTTCATCCGCTTCCTCGTCGGATACAACcctgggggctttcctcttagcCCTTTTGGGTGGCAGTTTCTTTCGTAAAGCGGCGGGGAGAGCAACAGCATTGGACGGGCCAACTGGTGGAGACTGGccttgggcagcggcgatctccgcaACGGAGTTTGGGACAGTTTGGGAGCCCACCGCAAGGTTGTGGAGCTTGGCTATAGAGCGTAGCTCAGCCATCCTATCCTTCCCCAGCATCATATCTGCATAAAGAGGACAACAGTTACTAGCTAGCACAAAGATTCGACAATGCACGGGAAGATAAGCAATGTAAGACAATTCATGGAAAAAGTTAAAACCATACGCAAATCAGAACAGCAACATCAGAGTAAAGACAGGGCGATGCAAG comes from the Phaseolus vulgaris cultivar G19833 chromosome 8, P. vulgaris v2.0, whole genome shotgun sequence genome and includes:
- the LOC137824911 gene encoding uncharacterized protein, which translates into the protein MADECLPQIIGEGLKGSLDKLELDCRIHQEVASTARAEAEKVKCDMIMQGLEFSQIENALNEELRSLRNDKKELRKKLHDKLQDAVELESKIVPMRKRNAELEEARRSDADKMSKLEKRSTERETLLGKVEQDRDKAAKELGETATELARVREENNGFKQKADELELEITRVRGENNGFKEKVDELQLEITEVREENKGSRQRSTSFSLRLPKFLLPALEHLWSSLLANSLISTSLSFLCTTKWWMARLCLQLNCSHLPLQFYHFGTSCT